In the genome of Maribacter forsetii DSM 18668, the window GGTAAGTGTTTTTAATTACAAAGGCGGGCCAACATATCGTTGTTTGTTCCCAACCATGCCGTCGGCAGATGCAGTACCTAATTGTAATGAAAATGGTGTGCTAGGTATTTTGCCAGGTATCATAGGTAATCTACAAGCTTTAGAAGTGGTAAAGGTTATTGCTGAAATAGGCGAGGTGTTATCAGGTGTTTTATTACTGTTTGGTACACTTAGCCAGCGTATGCAACGAATGAAATTTCAATTGCAATCTGGTAACAATAAGATTAAAACGTTAGCTCCTAGCTACGAGTTTGATTGTGAATTTCCGCTAAAATCAGTTGAGGCTAGTGAACTTCAAAAATTACTTTCAAGTAACTCAATTGAACTTATTGATGTGCGAACCGATAAAGAGTTTCAGAGGCAACATTTAAAAGAAGCCAAGCATATACCATTGGGTTCATTAACTGATAGGGTCGCTGAGGTTAATTTAGAGAAAACGGTTTATGTAATTTGCCAGTCTGGTATTCGTAGCAAAAAAGCAATAGTAAAATTGCAAGAATTATTTCCGGGTAAAGACTTTGTTAATGTTACGGGTGGTATGAACCAGATGAAAAATTATGTTGATACCAATTGAGCATCTAATTATACTATGCATTGGTTTTTTTATCATTGCTACACTTTATTCTTCTGTAGGTTTTGGTGGTGGCTCTAGCTATTTGGCTTTGTTAACGCTTTTTCTAACTAGTTTTTTTGAGATTAGATCAATTGCATTGGTTTGTAATTTAGTAGTTGTTTCCGGTAGTACGTATCTGTATTTTAAAAATGGTCATGCAAAGTGGAAAGATTTTTTACCCTTTGTTTTGGCAAGTATTCCGTTGGCATATATAGGAGCTACATTTCGTTTAAAAGAGAGTGTATTTTTTATGATTTTGGGATGTTCTCTTATTCTATCAGCATTGTTCTTGGCAGTTCAGACCTTTAATATAAACCAATCTAAAAAAGAGGTTGAAGATTATCCTAATTATTTAAGTTATGTATTGGGAGCGGGAATTGGGTTCTTGTCTGGATTAGTAGGGATTGGTGGAGGAATTTTTCTTGCTCCGATTTTAAATCATTTACGATGGAATAAAGCCATCAAAATAGCCGCTCTAGCAAGTTTCTTCATTTTGGTAAATTCTGTATCTGGGTTATTTGGGTTGATAACCAGTAATTCATTGTCATTACCATGGCTAGAAACTATTTGCTTGGTTGTAGCCGTTCTTCTTGGCGGACAGTTAGGTATTCGCATCAGTCTTAAAAAACTTTCGGCAAACGGTATTAAAAGGGTTACAGCTTTGTTGGTGTTTGTAGTGGGTATTAGAGTCTTGTTGGTAAATGGACTCGGGTTATTTTAGAAGTTTAAAATAATTAGCTACAATTCTTCAAGGCTATAGTTTGTAATAGTTTTACCTTTAATTCTATGATTACATTTAAAGAAGCATATCAGAAAGTGTTAGACCATCCTCTTGATTTGGGAACGGAGAATGTTTCACTTTTAAATAGTTTAAATAGAATATTGGCTGAAGATATTTTTGCTGATAGGGATTTCCCTCCATTTGATCGGGCAACCAAGGATGGTATTGCACTTCAGTTCTCAGATTTTACAAATAATGGTCATTCTTTTGTTGTTGAAGGAATTGCTGCCGCCGGTGAAGTTCAACAAATTTTAAAAGATAAAAGTAATTGTTTGGAAGTGATGACGGGTGCTGTAGTGCCTGAAAATTGTGATACTGTTGTTATGTATGAACACATCACTATTGTAGATAACAAGGTTACAATTAACGAGAAGGTCAAAAGAGGTCAGAATATACATTATCAAGGTAGTGATGAAAAGGCTGGTACGCTTCTATTATCAAAAGGAAAAAAAATTACTCCAGCGGAAATCGGAGTGATGGCTACGGTTGGGAAAGCTACGGTTGAGGTTATGGGTAATCCTAAAATTTGCACTATTGCTACTGGTAATGAATTGGTAGAGGTAAGGGATATTCCAAAGCCACATCAAATTAGAAAATCTAATATGCTAACAATTGAAGCAGCATTAATGAATTCTAAAATTGAAGCGAGTTCCCTTCATTTATTGGATGATAAAGCAATTATTAAAAATGAATTGGAAAAAGCATTAACTGAAAACGATGTGCTTTTGTTAAGTGGCGGAGTTTCAAAAGGAAAGTTTGATTTTATCCCGGAAGTAATGGAATCATTGGGTGTGGAGAAAGTTTTTCATAGAGTATTGCAAAGACCAGGTAAGCCATTTTGGTTTGGAATTCACTCAAAATTGAAAACGGTTATTTTTTCTTTTCCAGGAAATCCGGTTTCTACATTTGCCAATTATCATCTCTATTTTTTACCATGGTTGCAGGTCTCTTGGGGAGTGCCATTAGAAAATTCGTATATTAAGCTAAGTGTAGCAATTAAAATAACACAGCCGTTAACCCGGTTTATTCAGGTGGGTACTGAAATAAAAGATGGTATATCTTGGGCAACGCCCGTAGTCGAAAATGGATCGGGAGATTTAACAAGTTTAGCAAAAGCTGATGGTTTTGTTTGCCTAGAACCAAGAAGTAATGATTATGAGGTAGGGGAGGTTGTACCATTTGTAAGAACCAGATAGTAATCAATTAAATTTTTCTATATGAATCCAGTAGTTAAGAATATTTTGGCGGTCATAGCCGGAGTAGTTGTTGGTAGTATTGTAAATATGGGAATTATTATGATTAGTGGTTCCATAATTCCGCCACCTGAGGGTGGTGATGTAACAACAATGGAAGGGTTGAAGTCCACAATGCATTTATTTGAACCCAAGCATTTTATTTTTCCTTTTCTTGCCCATGCTTTGGGAACTTTAGTAGGTGCCATCGTCGCAACTAAAATTGCGGCAACCAGAAAAATGGTAATGGCTTTGATTATTGGCTTGTTTTTTCTAATTGGTGGTACTGCAAATATTACTATGTTAGGCGGACCAATGTGGTTTACCGCTTTGGATATTATTGTGGCTTATATGCCAATGGCATATCTAGGATATATGCTTGGTAAGAAATAATTATAACATTTTCGTAAATAAAAAAGAGGCTGTCTACAATTGTTGACAGCCTCTTTTGATATATCAACTTATAAAAATCACTATTCTCCTTCGTACTTGCCCATATAGCGTTTCCAAAGCTCAGTTTGGTGTGTTTCTAATGAAACTGTTCTACCATCAATAAAAACATGTGTTAATTGATTTCCGGCCATTTCTAAAGCATCACCTTCAGATATGAAAAGTGTGGCACTTTTGCCATTCTCTAATGTTCCATAAAGATCATCTATACCTAAAATCTTGGCAGTATTACCTGTTAATAATTGAACGGCTATTTCTTTGTCCAAACCTTGCTGTGCTGCTTGACCTGCATAGAAAGGTAAATTTCTAGTTTGAAAGTTCACCGCATCTGAATTTTGTATTCCTACTAATAAACCCGCATCTACCAACAACTTAGGTAATTTATAAGGTAGATCATAATCATCATCATCAAATACAGGTAAGTTGTGTGTGTACTGAACCAAAACGGGAATGTTATTGCTCTTTAAAAACTCAGGAATTTTATAGGCATGATAACCACCAATTAATACGACTTCTTTGGCGCCATTAGACTTTAAAGTGTTGATTGCATCGATAATTTGCTTTTCATCATCGGCATGCACATATAATTTTTGGCTGCCATCAAATACTCCTTGCATTGCTGCGTAAGCTGGGTTTACTTCTTTTGGTGTCGATTTTCCATAAGCGGCAGCATTCTTTAAAAATGTAGCAACTGCTTCTGTTTGTTCTGCATAATCTTTGTTTGGGTGATAGCCTGGATCTTCGCCAGCCCACCAACGACCTTGCTTAAAAGTACTTGGCCAGTTTAAATGAATCCCATCATCTACTTTAATAGCGGCATCTTCCCAGTTCCAAGCGTCAAACTGTACAATACTTGATGTACCTGAGATTCTGCCACCAGACGGTGCAATTTGTCCGATCAAAATTCCATTAGGTCGCATGCTTTCTACCACTTTTGATTCTGCATTATACGCGATTAAACTTCTAACATGTGGTATGAAATCTCCTATCTCATCTTCATCCTTAGATGCTCTTACGGCATCAATTTCAACAAGACCTAAAGTTTTTGCAGGGGCAATGAAGCCTGGGTAAACATGTTTTCCCGTGGCATCTATTACTTTACCTTTTCTGGCAATTCTCATTTTAGAGTCGCCTACGAAAGTAATTTTACCATCTTCAAACATGATAAGTGAGCTTTCAATAACTTCTCCGTTACCTAAATGCGCGGTGGCACCTTCAATAGTAATAGCTTCGGTTTGTTTAGAACCGGGTGTTTGTTGTGCCAAAGCTGGTAGGACCAGCGCTAAGGCTATGATTATGGTTATAAATTTTTTCATTTGTATTGTTTTATATTTTAAGAAATGCAGTTTGTTGATTTAAAGGCTTTCACAAGTGAAGTCTCTTTTTACACTCTGTTTAGGACCTTGAGTTTTTTTACCACTACTTTTCTCTTTAAGCATCATGGTAACCAACTCATTTCTTTCTTTTTTGATTTTCTCACGGTTTTTCTTGTCCGTTTCTAAATCAAAATAAGTAACACCTTCGATCATTGTTTTTTCTGCTTTCGTATAAATAGATAGTGGACTACCAGACCATAATACCAAATCTGCATCTTTACCTTCTTTAATACTACCTACACGATTATCTAGATGTAAAAGCTTAGCAGGATTAATAGTAACCATTTTCCAAGCTTCTAATTCTGTCATGCCACCATACTTAATAGTTTTTGCAGCTTCTTGATTTAATCTTCTGATCATTTCGCGGTCATCACTATTAATTGCCGTAACAACACCTTGCTGTTGCATGATAGCAGCATTGTAAGGTATAGCGTCGTTTACTTCGAATTTGTATGCCCACCAGTCACTAAACGTACCGGCACCAACACCATGTTCCGCCATTTTATCGGCTACTTTATACCCTTCCAAGATATGAGTGAACGTATTAATTCTGAAGCCAAAGTGTTCAGCAACTTTCATCATCATATTGATCTCGCTTTGCACATAAGAGTGACAAGAAATAAAACGTTCTCCGTTTATGATTTCAGCCAATACTTCCATTTCCTCATCATAACGGTAAGGCTCACTATTTTTCTTTTTGGTGTCATACTCTTTTGCCCTTTGAAAATAGTTCATGTATAACTGTTCAACACCCATACGTGTTTGTGGGAAACGAGAGAAGCTGCCCCAGTTACTTTGCTTTACATTTTCACCAAGTGCGAATTTGATGAACTTAGGTGAGTTGTCATATATTAATCCGTCTGCTTCTTCGCCCCATTTTAATTTCAATATGGCAGATCTACCACCAATTGGGTTTGCAGAACCATGTAGTAATTGTAGAGATGTAACACCACCTGCAAGAGAGCGATAAATACCCATATGTTCTGGGTCTACCACATCTTCCATTTTTACTTCGGCAGAACTGTTTTGACCAGCTTCGTTTACGGCTAAAGCTGCAATATGACTATGTTCGTCAATGATACCAGCAGTTAAATGTTTGCCTGTAGCATCAATAACTGTTGCGCCACCAGCGTTTAAATCTTTTCCTATTTTGACAATTTTTCCGTTTTTAACAAGAACATCGGTATTTTCTAAGATACCAGCATCTTCACTTGTCCATACCGTAGCATTTTTGAACAGTGTGTTTTGTGCTTTTGGTTTTGATGCGAATCCATACCCTACATTAGGGAAGGTAACCGGCATTACTTTTATTGTTTTGTCCTTGTCTTTTTTCTCAGCTTCTTTTTCTGTGAAAGATTTGGATTTGGTTGCCGTGAATTGCGACTCTGTACCATCAGGTAATACCAAACGACCAGTTAGATTGTCCGATGCTTTAGTAACTGCACCTATCATTCTATATGTTTTTTCACCTTTATCTGTCGCAAATGACATAGTTACCCAATTGTCATTATATGCTATTTTAGAAGACAATTTTGAAGTGTCTTGTTTTACCTCGATTTTAGGTTTAGAGATTTCTCCTGTTATAGAAACATCATAAGATTTTCCTTGAACGGTTAAGTTGTAATCTCCACGAATGTCTTTTGAATCCATTGAATTAACAACACTTTTTGTGCCTTGAACCCAGTTTTCGTATAGTGTAGTAGATTTATCAAAAACATCACCTGAAGTAATTAAGAAGTTGGCAAGAGCACCTGTTTTTAAAGAACCTATTTCGTTCGATTTCCCTAATATTTGCGCAGGTACGGTAGTTAAAGCTTCTAATGCTTTGGTAGAGGAAAGTCCGTATTCAATGGCTTTAATCAACTTCGCTTTAAATTTAGCGGGTGATTTTAAATCATGGGTAGTCAGTGAAAACTGAATTCCGTTTTCTGCCAATACCTTTGGGTTAGAAGGAGCTTGGTTCCAATAACGCATATCTTGTAAAGAAACATACCCTACGGCAAACGGATTAGAAACATCGTAGGCGTCTGGAAAGTTAAGTGGTAATATATATTTTGCATTGGTAGCTTTTATTTCTTCAATGCGCTCAAATTCATTACCGCCACCTAAAATGGTGTATTGTATATCATTGGCATCTCCAATTTTATCGGCACGTAAATCATGGGATTTATCTTTTGCTTCAAAAATTTGAACCAAACTTTTATTTTCATTAAGTGCTTCTAAAGAAAGGTCCGTAGTAGACGCATTGCCTTTAGCATACCAGTCGGCATCACTATACATTTGTCTCAACAGCGCCAATGTTCCCATTAATGAACCAGGATAAGATTGCCCTTTGGCAATACTTCTGCTTAAAGAAAAATACTGTGCAGAACGGTCATCTAAAATTCTGTTTGCATTAGTTCCGTTTCCATTTAGAGCAATAAGCACACCGGTACCTCTGGCAATACCATCTTGAATGTGAGAGTTAACGACACCAAAACCAGCTTCACGAAGTATTTTGGCTTCCTTGTCATTATAAGTGAATTTCTCAATTGCTTTGTTTTCGGGCATGATATGGTCGTTCCAGTAATAGCCCTCTCTAGAAGGTTCATATTGAGTAGATCTGCCTCTGCCTGGTTTTTTCTTTGCTTGTTCTACTCCAAACTTAGAATACACATCAATGAAGGAAGGGTAAATAGATTTTCCATCTAAATCGATAACAACAGCATTTTTTGGAATGCTAACGGAACTTGAAGCGCTAACTACTTTACCGTGTTGAATTAATAATGTTCCCTTTTCAATTACTTGGGTAGGGGTTACAAAGATTTTTGCATTCGTAAAAGCCGTGTAGTTGTTATTGTTGACTTTTACCCCAGCGTTTTCTGGGAAATAATCTTGTGCAGTTAATAATGAGCCATACCCGAGTAGGCATAGCGCAAAAAATAGTTTTTTCATTATGTTTGGTTTGAATTAGTGTTTTAAAAATACTCGGATTCTACAGTAAATTCGGTCTGTTTCACTTTTCTTTAACAATTGAATTGGCAGTAATTGAGAATAGCCATTATTTTCTTAAAATATTAAAGGAAAGACTAATATATCGCTTTAGGATCGCGAAGTTCTAAACCTATTTTAAAGTGGATGATCTTTGTGATAGGCTACTAAAAAGAGTACTACAGCGCTATAACTTTTAATTCCTTCTTTTTGATTATTAGCTTTTAGGAACGTATCAAAAACAGATTTAAATACGGGTTCCATAGGGTTTTCATAAGAGTTCCAAAAAATAGCCATTTCTTGAAAGTTGCTTTTAACACCGGCGTTTAGCTGAAGCATTAATCTGTCGAAATCTTTTTTGTCTGACCTTCTAATATCATTTAGACAATAGCCTAAGCCATAGGCATAAGCTGCATATTTAAAATAGTCATCTTCGTTATTAGATGTAACCAAATAACCTATAAAGTTTGTTTCGTTTTCTGCGGAATATCCCAACTGGTGACCAACTTCATGACCTGCAACAAAGGGAAATCTAAAGTTGGGCAGTAAATCGTTTACTTGAGCTTCGTTGGTAAACGGATTTAAATATCCGGCGTAGCCCATATATGTTAAGCCGGTACTGAATAATGATTTTTTAATGCTTGGTCTATCGTAAGCTAAAAATGGATGTATCGTTTTTAAATGGTCGTAACCTTGAATTGTTTTGTTGAAAATCTCCTTTTGAGAATACGGAATTTTGACTGCTAAACTTGAGTCGTTTGTGATAGTTACCTGTGTTTCGTTCGTTTTTTGAATTAACCGTTCTGTGAATTCAAGTAAGTCTTGATAATCTTTATTAGGTGTTAATTCCAGTTTTTTAGCTAGCGGTTCCCTATAATAATTTAAACCCCACATCACATGAAATGTGAAATAAGCGACGGACAGTACCATGGCTACATTTTGTAAAAATTTCAGTTTATTTCGCCAAATGTATTTTCTGTTTTTAATTAGGTACAGGAGTGCAAGTACTATTAATACGAAGTAAATAATATCACCTACTGAAAAGGGTATCCATCCCAATAGTAGTCTAAAGAATTTAGAAATTATAGGATATAATCCGTTACTATAGTATTTTTCAACTAAGTCTGACCGCGTACCTAGCCATTTTACAATAATGATTTGGGGAATCAATGAAATTACAATGGCATTCTTTAAAGATATCTTCATTATCTCAAAAATAGCGAAATCCTTTTTCTATCAGTATTTTTGCAGGCACTAACCATGAAAATAATAGTATGGATATAAATAAATTAGAGCCAATCTCAGTTTGGAAGAATTTTTCTAGATTGAATGCGGTGCCCAGACCTTCTAAAAAAGAGGAAAGGGTCATTAGCTTTATGTTGGAGTTTGGCAATGCTCTTGGTCTAGAAACTTTCTCTGATGAAATAGGTAATGTTAT includes:
- a CDS encoding molybdopterin molybdotransferase MoeA gives rise to the protein MITFKEAYQKVLDHPLDLGTENVSLLNSLNRILAEDIFADRDFPPFDRATKDGIALQFSDFTNNGHSFVVEGIAAAGEVQQILKDKSNCLEVMTGAVVPENCDTVVMYEHITIVDNKVTINEKVKRGQNIHYQGSDEKAGTLLLSKGKKITPAEIGVMATVGKATVEVMGNPKICTIATGNELVEVRDIPKPHQIRKSNMLTIEAALMNSKIEASSLHLLDDKAIIKNELEKALTENDVLLLSGGVSKGKFDFIPEVMESLGVEKVFHRVLQRPGKPFWFGIHSKLKTVIFSFPGNPVSTFANYHLYFLPWLQVSWGVPLENSYIKLSVAIKITQPLTRFIQVGTEIKDGISWATPVVENGSGDLTSLAKADGFVCLEPRSNDYEVGEVVPFVRTR
- a CDS encoding amidohydrolase family protein, translating into MKKLFFALCLLGYGSLLTAQDYFPENAGVKVNNNNYTAFTNAKIFVTPTQVIEKGTLLIQHGKVVSASSSVSIPKNAVVIDLDGKSIYPSFIDVYSKFGVEQAKKKPGRGRSTQYEPSREGYYWNDHIMPENKAIEKFTYNDKEAKILREAGFGVVNSHIQDGIARGTGVLIALNGNGTNANRILDDRSAQYFSLSRSIAKGQSYPGSLMGTLALLRQMYSDADWYAKGNASTTDLSLEALNENKSLVQIFEAKDKSHDLRADKIGDANDIQYTILGGGNEFERIEEIKATNAKYILPLNFPDAYDVSNPFAVGYVSLQDMRYWNQAPSNPKVLAENGIQFSLTTHDLKSPAKFKAKLIKAIEYGLSSTKALEALTTVPAQILGKSNEIGSLKTGALANFLITSGDVFDKSTTLYENWVQGTKSVVNSMDSKDIRGDYNLTVQGKSYDVSITGEISKPKIEVKQDTSKLSSKIAYNDNWVTMSFATDKGEKTYRMIGAVTKASDNLTGRLVLPDGTESQFTATKSKSFTEKEAEKKDKDKTIKVMPVTFPNVGYGFASKPKAQNTLFKNATVWTSEDAGILENTDVLVKNGKIVKIGKDLNAGGATVIDATGKHLTAGIIDEHSHIAALAVNEAGQNSSAEVKMEDVVDPEHMGIYRSLAGGVTSLQLLHGSANPIGGRSAILKLKWGEEADGLIYDNSPKFIKFALGENVKQSNWGSFSRFPQTRMGVEQLYMNYFQRAKEYDTKKKNSEPYRYDEEMEVLAEIINGERFISCHSYVQSEINMMMKVAEHFGFRINTFTHILEGYKVADKMAEHGVGAGTFSDWWAYKFEVNDAIPYNAAIMQQQGVVTAINSDDREMIRRLNQEAAKTIKYGGMTELEAWKMVTINPAKLLHLDNRVGSIKEGKDADLVLWSGSPLSIYTKAEKTMIEGVTYFDLETDKKNREKIKKERNELVTMMLKEKSSGKKTQGPKQSVKRDFTCESL
- a CDS encoding DUF3810 domain-containing protein — its product is MKISLKNAIVISLIPQIIIVKWLGTRSDLVEKYYSNGLYPIISKFFRLLLGWIPFSVGDIIYFVLIVLALLYLIKNRKYIWRNKLKFLQNVAMVLSVAYFTFHVMWGLNYYREPLAKKLELTPNKDYQDLLEFTERLIQKTNETQVTITNDSSLAVKIPYSQKEIFNKTIQGYDHLKTIHPFLAYDRPSIKKSLFSTGLTYMGYAGYLNPFTNEAQVNDLLPNFRFPFVAGHEVGHQLGYSAENETNFIGYLVTSNNEDDYFKYAAYAYGLGYCLNDIRRSDKKDFDRLMLQLNAGVKSNFQEMAIFWNSYENPMEPVFKSVFDTFLKANNQKEGIKSYSAVVLFLVAYHKDHPL
- a CDS encoding amidohydrolase family protein, producing the protein MKKFITIIIALALVLPALAQQTPGSKQTEAITIEGATAHLGNGEVIESSLIMFEDGKITFVGDSKMRIARKGKVIDATGKHVYPGFIAPAKTLGLVEIDAVRASKDEDEIGDFIPHVRSLIAYNAESKVVESMRPNGILIGQIAPSGGRISGTSSIVQFDAWNWEDAAIKVDDGIHLNWPSTFKQGRWWAGEDPGYHPNKDYAEQTEAVATFLKNAAAYGKSTPKEVNPAYAAMQGVFDGSQKLYVHADDEKQIIDAINTLKSNGAKEVVLIGGYHAYKIPEFLKSNNIPVLVQYTHNLPVFDDDDYDLPYKLPKLLVDAGLLVGIQNSDAVNFQTRNLPFYAGQAAQQGLDKEIAVQLLTGNTAKILGIDDLYGTLENGKSATLFISEGDALEMAGNQLTHVFIDGRTVSLETHQTELWKRYMGKYEGE
- a CDS encoding HesA/MoeB/ThiF family protein; this translates as MNEERYLRQITLDGFGTEGQQKLSQAKVLVVGAGGLGIPVLTYLNAMGVGTLGIVDADVVSLSNLHRQVLFTETMVGTPKVEAIKKQLSAQNSTTNIEIYKSYLTTANALDIIKDYDIVVDATDNFPTRYLINDACVIANKPFVYGALHAFEGQVSVFNYKGGPTYRCLFPTMPSADAVPNCNENGVLGILPGIIGNLQALEVVKVIAEIGEVLSGVLLLFGTLSQRMQRMKFQLQSGNNKIKTLAPSYEFDCEFPLKSVEASELQKLLSSNSIELIDVRTDKEFQRQHLKEAKHIPLGSLTDRVAEVNLEKTVYVICQSGIRSKKAIVKLQELFPGKDFVNVTGGMNQMKNYVDTN
- a CDS encoding sulfite exporter TauE/SafE family protein, whose product is MLIPIEHLIILCIGFFIIATLYSSVGFGGGSSYLALLTLFLTSFFEIRSIALVCNLVVVSGSTYLYFKNGHAKWKDFLPFVLASIPLAYIGATFRLKESVFFMILGCSLILSALFLAVQTFNINQSKKEVEDYPNYLSYVLGAGIGFLSGLVGIGGGIFLAPILNHLRWNKAIKIAALASFFILVNSVSGLFGLITSNSLSLPWLETICLVVAVLLGGQLGIRISLKKLSANGIKRVTALLVFVVGIRVLLVNGLGLF